One stretch of Arachis duranensis cultivar V14167 chromosome 1, aradu.V14167.gnm2.J7QH, whole genome shotgun sequence DNA includes these proteins:
- the LOC107475167 gene encoding non-specific lipid-transfer protein 1-like: MAKLALVATIMACMVIVGSHGQATLSCDQVTVWLLPCVTYAVLGGNVSQLCCQGIYSLNKGYKNGDDRRSACQCIKDRAALIPGIDYTRVNQIAGLCGTKCPYKVYPTTNCSKVQ, translated from the exons ATGGCTAAGTTGGCATTAGTAGCTACAATTATGGCTTGCATGGTGATAGTTGGTTCTCATGGTCAAGCAACATTGAGTTGTGACCAAGTGACAGTATGGCTACTTCCATGCGTAACCTATGCAGTTTTGGGAGGGAATGTGTCACAATTGTGCTGCCAAGGTATATATTCTCTTAATAAAGGATATAAGAATGGAGATGATAGAAGATCTGCATGCCAATGCATTAAGGATAGGGCTGCCCTTATTCCTGGGATTGATTATACACGTGTTAATCAAATTGCTGGCTTATGTGGCACTAAATGTCCCTACAAAGTTTACCCAACTACTAACTGCTCCAA GGTGCAGTAA